One Alnus glutinosa chromosome 3, dhAlnGlut1.1, whole genome shotgun sequence genomic region harbors:
- the LOC133862495 gene encoding syntaxin-121-like, which yields MNDLFSAGSYPGFSRFRGEQTSRDYHVIEMSSTGVYLNEFFEDVEAVKDKLKEMDSLYEALQSAHGQSLSQHNAKAVKDLRSCMDADVALALKKAKLVRVKLEAFDRSNAANWSLPGCGPGSSSDRTLTSVVNELRKKLKDSMDSFNGLRQQIFSQYQETVQRRYFTVTGENPDDKTVDLLISTGERLSFMSSSLIILDI from the coding sequence atgaacgATCTCTTCTCTGCCGGCTCCTACCCTGGCTTCTCTCGCTTCCGAGGCGAGCAAACCTCCCGGgactaccatgtaatcgagatGTCCTCCACCGGCGTCTACCTCAACGAGTTCTTCGAGGATGTGGAGGCCGTCAAGGACAAGCTCAAGGAGATGGACAGCCTCTACGAGGCCCTCCAGAGCGCCCACGGGCAGAGCCTCAGCCAACACAACGCCAAGGCCGTCAAGGACCTCCGCTCCTGCATGGACGCCGATGTCGCCCTCGCCCTCAAGAAGGCCAAGCTCGTCAGGGTCAAGCTCGAGGCCTTCGACCGCTCCAACGCCGCCAACTGGAGCCTCCCCGGCTGCGGACCCGGTTCTTCGTCGGACCGGACTCTGACCTCCGTCGTGAACGAGCTCCGGAAGAAGCTCAAGGACTCCATGGACAGCTTCAATGGCCTGAGGCAGCAGATTTTCTCACAGTACCAGGAAACCGTACAACGGAGGTACTTTACAGTCACTGGTGAAAATCCTGATGACAAGACCGTTGACCTTCTCATCTCTACAGGCGAGAGATTAAGCTTCATGAGCTCCAGCTTAATTATCTTGgatatttga
- the LOC133865049 gene encoding uncharacterized protein LOC133865049 isoform X1, producing MEVRPNSTADNSSIPQHHRQRHAPAAAPLEQAATLPVPVDTTSVSQRLQKELMSLMMSGGDLGVSAFPEGESIFTWIGTIEGGKGTMYEGLSYKLSLRFPLNYPFKPPQVKFETMCFHPNIDQFGNICLDILQDKWSSAYDCRTILLSVQSLLGEPNPESPLNSFAAALWNNKEDYQKMVHKQYFTGEAVES from the exons ATGGAGGTCCGACCCAATTCGACGGCCGACAACTCGTCGATCCCGCAGCACCATCGCCAGCGTCATGCACCCGCAGCAGCTCCGCTGGAACAAGCCGCCACTTTGCCTGTACCCGTCGACACCACCTCCGTCTCTCAGAG GCTTCAAAAGGAATTGATGTCTCTCATG ATGAGTGGAGGAGATCTTGGAGTATCAGCGTTTCCTGAGGGCGAGAGCATTTTTACATGGATTGGCACAATTGAGGGTGGAAAAGGGACTATGTACGAGGGTTTATCTTACAAGCTCTCCTTACGTTTTCCCCTCAACTACCCTTTCAAGCCACCCCAAGTCAAGTTTGAGACAATGTGCTTCCATCCAAACATTGATCAGTTTGGCAACATTTGTCTTGACATACTTCAG GACAAATGGTCTTCAGCTTATGACTGCAGAACCATTCTTTTGTCCGTACAGAGTCTATTGGGAG AGCCTAACCCAGAGAGTCCTCTCAACAGCTTTGCTGCAGCATTGTGGAACAATAAGGAAG ATTACCAAAAAATGGTGCACAAACAATATTTTACTGGAGAAGCAGTTGAAAGCTGA
- the LOC133865049 gene encoding uncharacterized protein LOC133865049 isoform X2, whose translation MEVRPNSTADNSSIPQHHRQRHAPAAAPLEQAATLPVPVDTTSVSQRLQKELMSLMMSGGDLGVSAFPEGESIFTWIGTIEGGKGTMYEGLSYKLSLRFPLNYPFKPPQVKFETMCFHPNIDQFGNICLDILQDKWSSAYDCRTILLSVQSLLGEPNPESPLNSFAAALWNNKEGI comes from the exons ATGGAGGTCCGACCCAATTCGACGGCCGACAACTCGTCGATCCCGCAGCACCATCGCCAGCGTCATGCACCCGCAGCAGCTCCGCTGGAACAAGCCGCCACTTTGCCTGTACCCGTCGACACCACCTCCGTCTCTCAGAG GCTTCAAAAGGAATTGATGTCTCTCATG ATGAGTGGAGGAGATCTTGGAGTATCAGCGTTTCCTGAGGGCGAGAGCATTTTTACATGGATTGGCACAATTGAGGGTGGAAAAGGGACTATGTACGAGGGTTTATCTTACAAGCTCTCCTTACGTTTTCCCCTCAACTACCCTTTCAAGCCACCCCAAGTCAAGTTTGAGACAATGTGCTTCCATCCAAACATTGATCAGTTTGGCAACATTTGTCTTGACATACTTCAG GACAAATGGTCTTCAGCTTATGACTGCAGAACCATTCTTTTGTCCGTACAGAGTCTATTGGGAG AGCCTAACCCAGAGAGTCCTCTCAACAGCTTTGCTGCAGCATTGTGGAACAATAAGGAAG GAATTTAA